One Streptomyces sp. CNQ-509 DNA window includes the following coding sequences:
- a CDS encoding translation factor GTPase family protein has product MHTLNLGILAHVDAGKTSLTERLLHAAGVVEEVGSVDDGSTRTDSLALERQRGITIKSAVVSFALDGLTVNLIDTPGHPDFIAEVERVLHVLDGAVLVVSAVEGVQAQTRVLMRTLRRLSIPTLVFVNKTDRRGARDDALVRDIAAKLTPGAVAMGSVRGLGTRAAAFTPYGPDHPGGPGDPGNAAFAGRLADLLSRRDDALLADYVADEAAVTYRRLRKSLAEQTAGALVHPVFFGSAATGAGVAELTAGIKELLPAPAGDPEGPPAGTVFKVERGPGGEKAAYVRMLAGTLRTRQEVAYGDGDRAPVTEKVTGVEVFEQGAAVPAAGAGAGRIARVRGLAGVRIGDAVGAAVGRAAEARRHHFAPPTLETVVVPDRPADRGALHAALFQLAEQDPLIALRRGAGPGGLQELYVSLYGEVQKEVVGATLAGEYGLPVSFRESSVIHVERLAGSGSAYEKGDTDTNPFLATVGLRVDPAPPGTGVVFALAVELGSMPYAFFKAVEDTVRATLHQGLSGWEIPDVRVTLTHSGYWPRQSHAHQGFSKAMSSTGADFRGITPLVLADALKRAGTRVHEPVQRFRLEAPEDAVPALWPVFAALAAVVDGQEVRGGVAVLEGEVPAAQVHGLERRLPGLTRGEGVLETSFGRYREVRGPAPARPRTDHNPLDRKEYLLHVQRRV; this is encoded by the coding sequence GTGCACACGCTGAACCTGGGAATCCTGGCCCATGTCGACGCCGGTAAGACCAGCCTGACCGAGCGGCTGCTGCACGCGGCCGGGGTCGTCGAGGAGGTCGGGAGCGTCGACGACGGCAGCACCCGCACCGACTCGCTCGCGCTGGAGCGGCAGCGCGGCATCACCATCAAGTCCGCCGTCGTCTCCTTCGCGCTCGACGGCCTCACCGTCAACCTCATCGACACGCCCGGCCACCCGGACTTCATCGCCGAGGTGGAGCGGGTGCTGCACGTGCTCGACGGCGCGGTGCTCGTGGTCTCCGCGGTGGAGGGCGTGCAGGCGCAGACACGCGTGCTGATGCGCACGCTGCGACGGCTTTCGATCCCCACGCTCGTCTTCGTCAACAAGACCGACCGGCGCGGGGCGCGCGACGACGCGCTGGTGCGCGACATCGCCGCGAAGCTCACGCCCGGCGCCGTCGCCATGGGTTCCGTCCGCGGACTCGGCACCCGGGCCGCCGCGTTCACCCCGTACGGCCCGGACCACCCCGGCGGCCCGGGCGACCCCGGCAACGCCGCCTTCGCCGGCCGGCTCGCCGACCTCCTCTCCCGCCGCGACGACGCGCTGCTCGCGGACTACGTCGCCGACGAGGCGGCGGTGACGTACCGCAGGCTGCGCAAGAGCCTCGCCGAGCAGACCGCGGGCGCGCTCGTGCACCCGGTGTTCTTCGGCTCGGCCGCCACCGGCGCGGGCGTCGCGGAGCTGACCGCGGGCATCAAGGAACTGCTGCCGGCGCCCGCAGGGGACCCGGAGGGCCCGCCCGCGGGCACGGTCTTCAAGGTCGAGCGCGGTCCCGGCGGCGAGAAAGCCGCGTACGTGCGGATGCTCGCCGGCACGCTCCGCACCCGCCAGGAGGTGGCGTACGGCGACGGCGACCGCGCCCCCGTGACGGAGAAGGTCACCGGCGTCGAGGTCTTCGAGCAGGGCGCGGCGGTGCCCGCGGCCGGGGCGGGGGCCGGCCGCATCGCCCGGGTACGGGGCCTGGCCGGGGTGCGCATCGGCGACGCGGTGGGCGCGGCCGTGGGCCGGGCGGCGGAGGCGCGGCGGCACCACTTCGCGCCGCCGACGCTGGAGACGGTGGTGGTGCCGGACCGGCCCGCCGACCGGGGCGCGCTGCACGCGGCGCTCTTCCAGCTCGCCGAGCAGGACCCGCTGATCGCACTGCGCCGGGGTGCCGGTCCCGGCGGTCTGCAGGAGCTGTACGTCTCGCTCTACGGCGAGGTGCAGAAGGAGGTCGTCGGGGCCACGCTCGCCGGCGAGTACGGACTGCCGGTCTCCTTCCGCGAGTCGTCCGTCATCCACGTCGAGCGGCTGGCGGGCAGCGGCTCGGCGTACGAGAAGGGCGACACGGACACCAACCCCTTCCTGGCCACCGTCGGCCTGCGCGTCGACCCCGCACCGCCCGGCACGGGCGTGGTCTTCGCGCTCGCGGTGGAGCTGGGCTCGATGCCGTACGCGTTCTTCAAGGCCGTCGAGGACACGGTGCGCGCGACCCTGCACCAGGGCCTGTCCGGCTGGGAGATCCCCGACGTGCGGGTGACGCTGACGCACTCCGGCTACTGGCCCCGGCAGAGCCACGCCCACCAGGGCTTCAGCAAGGCCATGTCGAGCACCGGCGCCGATTTCCGCGGCATCACCCCGCTGGTGCTCGCGGACGCCCTGAAGCGCGCGGGCACCCGGGTGCACGAGCCCGTGCAGCGGTTCCGGCTGGAGGCGCCCGAGGACGCGGTGCCCGCGCTGTGGCCGGTGTTCGCGGCGCTGGCCGCCGTGGTCGACGGGCAGGAGGTGCGCGGCGGGGTCGCGGTGCTGGAGGGCGAGGTGCCGGCGGCGCAGGTGCACGGCCTCGAGCGGCGGCTGCCGGGGCTGACCCGGGGCGAGGGCGTGCTGGAGACCTCCTTCGGCCGCTACCGGGAGGTGCGCGGTCCGGCCCCGGCCCGGCCGCGCACCGACCACAATCCGCTGGACCGCAAGGAGTATCTGCTGCACGTCCAGCGGCGGGTGTGA
- a CDS encoding acetolactate synthase large subunit, producing the protein MSTADTPEDVAHLLVRCLEAEGVTHVFGVPGEENIRFVDAVNASPSIDYVLVRHEQGASFMAEMYGRITGRAGVCSATLGPGAINLLLGVADAHTNSTPVVALAAQGGLDRVHKESHQVIDLPAMFAPVTDWSQQVRAPGAVPEMVRQAFKTAQSERPGAVFLALPEDIEGLVPDPPLNPLPINRPRPEAPSPAQLERAAEVLAGAARPILLAGHGATRAGARDALIRFSERLDIPVATTFNGKGVFPDDHPNALGAVGFMRHDYTNFGFDNADVLICVGYEPQEFDPVKINPQGDKQILHLHQFPAEVDSHYPVAVGVLGDPSSSLDGLAEAVGRTFHGDGRLIRGLLAEELAHGRRNSSFPLAPQRVVADVREALGREDVVLVDTGAGKMWMARLYPTYEPHTCLISNGLSTMGFAVPGAIGAKLARPDAQVLAMTGDGAFLMNSQELETAVREGIPMTVLVLVDDEYGLITWKMELEMGRHSHTRFANPDLVTYAESFGARGHAVKSADELLPTLRDALAHDGVDVISCPVDYTENLRLTDRLGALQGPF; encoded by the coding sequence ATGAGCACTGCAGACACCCCCGAAGACGTGGCACACCTTCTGGTGCGCTGCCTGGAGGCGGAGGGCGTGACGCACGTCTTCGGCGTGCCGGGCGAGGAGAACATCCGCTTCGTCGACGCCGTCAACGCCTCGCCGTCCATCGACTACGTCCTGGTGCGCCACGAGCAGGGCGCGTCGTTCATGGCGGAGATGTACGGCCGTATCACCGGCCGCGCGGGGGTGTGCTCCGCGACCCTCGGCCCCGGGGCCATCAACCTGCTCCTCGGCGTCGCCGACGCGCACACCAACAGCACCCCGGTGGTCGCGCTCGCCGCGCAGGGCGGCCTCGACCGGGTGCACAAGGAGTCGCACCAGGTCATCGACCTGCCCGCGATGTTCGCCCCGGTCACCGACTGGTCCCAGCAGGTACGGGCCCCGGGCGCGGTGCCGGAGATGGTGCGCCAGGCGTTCAAGACCGCGCAGAGCGAGCGGCCCGGTGCCGTGTTCCTCGCGCTGCCCGAGGACATAGAGGGCCTCGTGCCCGACCCGCCGCTGAATCCGCTGCCCATCAACCGGCCGCGCCCCGAGGCCCCGTCCCCGGCGCAACTGGAGCGCGCCGCAGAGGTGCTGGCGGGTGCCGCGCGCCCCATCCTGCTGGCCGGGCACGGCGCCACCCGGGCGGGCGCCAGGGACGCCCTGATCCGCTTCTCCGAGCGGCTCGACATCCCGGTGGCGACGACCTTCAACGGCAAGGGCGTCTTCCCCGACGACCACCCCAACGCGCTGGGCGCCGTCGGCTTCATGCGCCACGACTACACCAACTTCGGATTCGACAACGCCGACGTGCTCATCTGCGTCGGGTACGAGCCGCAGGAGTTCGACCCGGTCAAGATCAACCCGCAGGGCGACAAGCAGATCCTGCACCTGCACCAGTTCCCCGCCGAGGTCGACTCCCACTACCCGGTCGCGGTCGGCGTGCTCGGCGACCCGTCGTCCTCGCTCGACGGCCTCGCGGAGGCCGTCGGCCGCACCTTCCACGGCGACGGCCGGCTCATCCGCGGCCTGCTCGCCGAGGAACTGGCGCACGGCCGCCGCAACTCGTCCTTCCCGCTCGCCCCGCAGCGCGTCGTCGCCGACGTCCGCGAGGCGCTGGGCCGCGAGGACGTGGTGCTGGTCGACACCGGCGCCGGGAAGATGTGGATGGCCCGGCTCTACCCCACGTACGAGCCCCACACCTGCCTCATCTCCAACGGCCTGTCCACCATGGGCTTCGCCGTGCCCGGCGCCATCGGCGCCAAGCTCGCCCGGCCGGACGCGCAGGTGCTGGCGATGACCGGCGACGGCGCGTTCCTCATGAACTCCCAGGAGCTGGAGACCGCCGTCCGCGAGGGCATCCCGATGACCGTGCTCGTCCTCGTCGACGACGAATACGGGCTGATCACCTGGAAGATGGAGCTGGAGATGGGGCGCCACTCCCACACCCGCTTCGCCAACCCGGACCTGGTGACGTACGCGGAGAGCTTCGGTGCCCGCGGGCACGCGGTGAAGTCCGCGGACGAACTGCTGCCCACGCTGCGCGACGCCCTCGCCCACGACGGGGTGGACGTCATCTCCTGCCCCGTCGACTACACCGAGAACCTGCGGCTGACCGACCGGCTCGGCGCCCTCCAGGGCCCCTTCTGA
- a CDS encoding alpha-N-acetylglucosaminidase → MSVNRRHFLAGTSIAGGAVLLPALGRAAPAAARGGGAYGDGGGGDGGGGDGTAGARRALARLLPGHHRQFELSLLPADGPDRYRVTGSPGRIAVAATGTGALLTGAGAYLRRTARGHISWNGDQLDLPARLPAPGAPLTGEAHVPHRFAYNDTNEGYTGAYRDFAAWERALDVLALHGVNEVLVCVGTDAVYYETFRAFGYSDEELRAWIPAPAHQPWWLLQNMAYFGGPVSARLLRLRAELGARITARIRELGMTPVLPGYFGTVPDGFAEKNPGAHVVPQGGWVGFDRPGWLDPRDPRFAEVAAAFYGHQRDLLGPAGLYKMDLLHEGGDPGDVPVGAAARAVEAALRREHPDALWAILGWQHNPRREILDAVDRDRMLILDGLSDRFPTVTDREADWLGTPYAFGSIWNFGGHTSLGANTPDWAALYPAWRDKPGSALAGIAMMPEGAGNNAAAMSLFTELAWTPGRIDLDAWFRGYATARYGAEDPHAAAAWQVLRETAYGTTRADSWSEGADSLFCARPGLTVRSAAAWSPQEDRYDIAAFDRALTGLLAVAPGLRRSAAYRYDLMDVTRQALANRGRPLLARIKEAYEAGDRDRLRELTAAWLELIRLLDRVVGTDAQHLLGRHLAEARAWGADRAERDRLEYDARSLITTWGPRAGSEAGLHDYANREWQGLLGDFYHSRWKTYFATLDTALATGEEPAAVDWFAYEDAWARRRDRYPEEPRGDIRRLAEEAVHVLAREPLAALAR, encoded by the coding sequence ATGAGCGTGAACCGCAGGCACTTCCTGGCAGGAACCTCGATCGCCGGCGGTGCCGTGCTGCTGCCGGCCCTCGGCCGCGCGGCGCCCGCGGCGGCGCGCGGCGGCGGCGCGTACGGCGACGGGGGCGGCGGCGACGGGGGCGGCGGCGACGGCACCGCGGGCGCCCGTCGGGCGCTGGCCCGGCTGCTGCCCGGTCACCACCGGCAGTTCGAGCTCTCCCTGCTCCCCGCCGACGGCCCGGACCGCTACCGCGTCACCGGTTCCCCCGGCCGGATCGCGGTGGCCGCCACCGGCACCGGCGCGCTGCTCACCGGCGCCGGCGCGTACCTCAGGCGCACCGCCCGCGGGCACATCTCCTGGAACGGCGACCAGCTCGACCTGCCCGCGCGCCTGCCCGCCCCCGGCGCCCCCCTCACCGGCGAGGCGCACGTGCCGCACCGCTTCGCGTACAACGACACCAACGAGGGCTACACCGGCGCCTACCGCGACTTCGCCGCCTGGGAGCGCGCCCTCGACGTGCTCGCGCTGCACGGCGTCAACGAGGTGCTGGTCTGCGTGGGCACCGACGCCGTCTACTACGAGACCTTCCGCGCCTTCGGCTACTCCGACGAGGAACTGCGCGCCTGGATCCCCGCCCCCGCGCATCAGCCCTGGTGGCTGCTGCAGAACATGGCGTACTTCGGCGGCCCCGTCTCCGCCCGGCTGCTGCGCCTCCGCGCCGAACTGGGCGCCCGCATCACCGCACGCATCCGCGAACTGGGCATGACGCCCGTGCTCCCCGGCTACTTCGGCACCGTCCCCGACGGCTTCGCGGAGAAGAACCCCGGTGCCCACGTCGTCCCGCAGGGCGGCTGGGTCGGCTTCGACCGCCCCGGCTGGCTCGACCCGCGCGACCCGCGATTCGCCGAGGTCGCCGCCGCCTTCTACGGCCACCAGCGCGATCTGCTCGGCCCCGCGGGCCTGTACAAGATGGACCTGCTGCACGAGGGCGGCGACCCGGGCGACGTCCCCGTGGGCGCCGCGGCCCGTGCCGTGGAGGCCGCACTCCGGCGCGAACACCCCGACGCCCTCTGGGCGATACTCGGCTGGCAGCACAACCCGCGCCGGGAGATCCTCGACGCCGTCGACCGCGACCGCATGCTCATCCTCGACGGCCTCTCCGACCGGTTCCCCACCGTCACCGACCGCGAGGCCGACTGGCTCGGCACCCCCTACGCCTTCGGCTCCATCTGGAACTTCGGCGGCCACACCTCCCTCGGCGCCAACACCCCCGACTGGGCCGCGCTCTACCCCGCCTGGCGCGACAAGCCGGGCAGCGCGCTGGCCGGCATCGCCATGATGCCGGAGGGCGCCGGCAACAACGCCGCCGCGATGTCCCTCTTCACCGAACTCGCCTGGACGCCCGGCCGGATCGACCTCGACGCCTGGTTCCGCGGGTACGCCACCGCCCGCTACGGCGCCGAGGACCCGCACGCGGCCGCCGCCTGGCAGGTGCTGCGCGAGACCGCGTACGGCACCACGCGCGCCGACTCCTGGAGCGAGGGCGCCGACAGCCTCTTCTGCGCCCGCCCCGGTCTCACCGTCCGCAGTGCCGCCGCCTGGAGCCCGCAGGAGGACCGCTACGACATCGCCGCCTTCGACCGCGCCCTCACCGGACTCCTCGCCGTCGCCCCCGGGCTGCGCCGCTCCGCCGCGTACCGCTACGACCTCATGGACGTCACCAGACAGGCGCTCGCCAACCGCGGCCGCCCGCTGCTGGCGCGGATCAAGGAGGCGTACGAGGCCGGCGACCGCGATCGGCTGCGCGAGCTGACCGCCGCCTGGCTGGAGCTGATCCGGCTGCTCGACCGGGTAGTGGGCACCGACGCGCAGCACCTGCTCGGCCGGCACCTCGCCGAGGCCCGCGCCTGGGGCGCCGACCGCGCCGAGCGCGACCGGCTGGAGTACGACGCGCGCTCGCTCATCACCACCTGGGGCCCGCGCGCCGGCAGCGAGGCCGGGCTGCACGACTACGCGAACCGCGAATGGCAGGGCCTGCTCGGCGACTTCTACCACAGCCGCTGGAAGACCTACTTCGCCACGCTCGACACCGCGCTGGCGACCGGCGAGGAGCCCGCCGCCGTCGACTGGTTCGCCTACGAGGACGCCTGGGCGCGCCGCCGCGACCGCTACCCCGAGGAGCCGCGGGGCGACATCCGCCGGCTCGCCGAGGAGGCGGTGCACGTCCTGGCCCGCGAACCCCTCGCCGCGCTCGCGCGCTGA
- a CDS encoding anti-sigma factor antagonist (This anti-anti-sigma factor, or anti-sigma factor antagonist, belongs to a family that includes characterized members SpoIIAA, RsbV, RsfA, and RsfB.), with protein sequence MYTDDVTGASWRTGDDHADRVESRFARSYRLRGFTVLELTGEIDLAAQLDLEPYLDVITGAPAPRVVIDLCRTEFLDCSGLRLLVRARRRTADRGGELRLVCPEGGLAHRILRCCGLLDALGPVPTLADALPGENPEAVASQV encoded by the coding sequence GTGTACACAGACGACGTGACCGGAGCTTCGTGGCGTACCGGCGACGACCACGCCGACCGGGTGGAGTCGCGCTTCGCGCGGAGCTACCGGCTGCGCGGATTCACGGTCCTCGAGCTGACCGGCGAGATCGACCTCGCCGCCCAGCTCGATCTCGAGCCGTACCTCGACGTGATCACCGGCGCGCCCGCGCCGCGCGTGGTCATCGACCTCTGCCGGACGGAGTTCCTCGACTGCTCGGGACTGCGGCTGCTGGTACGCGCCCGCAGGCGCACCGCCGACCGCGGCGGGGAACTGCGGCTGGTCTGCCCCGAAGGCGGCCTCGCGCACCGGATTTTGCGGTGCTGCGGCCTGCTCGACGCGCTCGGTCCGGTGCCGACGCTGGCCGACGCCCTGCCCGGAGAAAACCCGGAAGCGGTCGCTAGTCAAGTTTGA
- a CDS encoding discoidin domain-containing protein, which yields MGANPGLYGQEGWTAAATSEESAGEPGGAARAVDNDPYTHWHSDYGAALPQQLSVDTGARQRLAGVRYLPRQDGGINGRVEDYEVLVSADGERWQTVAAGSFPEDRTEFTVPFREVKARHIALKVLSEHGASDTFASVAELDAVRAR from the coding sequence ATCGGCGCCAACCCCGGTCTGTACGGGCAGGAGGGCTGGACGGCGGCGGCCACCAGCGAGGAGAGCGCCGGCGAGCCGGGCGGCGCGGCGCGCGCCGTCGACAACGACCCGTACACCCACTGGCACAGCGACTACGGCGCCGCGCTGCCGCAGCAGTTGTCCGTCGACACGGGCGCCCGGCAGCGTCTCGCCGGGGTGCGCTACCTGCCGCGGCAGGACGGCGGCATCAACGGCCGGGTCGAGGACTACGAGGTGCTGGTCTCCGCCGACGGCGAGCGCTGGCAGACGGTGGCGGCGGGCAGCTTCCCCGAGGACCGCACGGAATTCACCGTGCCGTTCCGGGAGGTGAAGGCGAGGCACATCGCGCTGAAGGTGCTCAGTGAGCACGGCGCGTCGGACACGTTCGCCTCGGTGGCGGAACTGGACGCCGTACGCGCCCGGTGA
- a CDS encoding DeoR/GlpR family DNA-binding transcription regulator: protein MNQHERHGALLRLLAERGRLDVEAAALEVAVSAATIRRDLDQLAEQQLLVRTRGGAVPNDVAYDLPLRHRAGRDAAEKERIGRAAAAMVERGMVVGLNGGTTTAAVARALAARADWGDGEGDGARGDGQPAVTVVTNALNIAAELAVRRSVKVVVSGGVAMPSSYELVGPLAGHILREIRLDIAFVGADAVDAEHGASARDEHEASINALLAAQAATLVVVADSTKLGVRTFARICPPADIDVLVTDDRAADRAREFEEQGMSVVRA, encoded by the coding sequence TTGAACCAGCACGAACGGCACGGTGCGCTGCTGCGGCTGCTGGCCGAGCGCGGCCGGCTCGACGTGGAGGCCGCGGCCCTCGAGGTGGCCGTGTCGGCGGCGACCATCAGGCGCGATCTGGACCAGCTTGCCGAGCAGCAGTTGCTCGTCCGCACCCGCGGCGGCGCGGTGCCGAACGACGTGGCGTACGACCTGCCGCTGCGCCACCGCGCCGGGCGGGACGCCGCCGAGAAGGAGCGCATCGGCCGGGCCGCGGCCGCCATGGTCGAGCGCGGCATGGTCGTCGGTCTCAACGGCGGCACCACCACCGCCGCGGTGGCCCGCGCGCTCGCCGCCCGCGCCGACTGGGGCGACGGTGAGGGCGACGGCGCCCGCGGTGACGGCCAGCCCGCCGTCACCGTCGTCACCAACGCGCTCAACATCGCCGCCGAGCTGGCCGTGCGGCGCAGCGTGAAGGTCGTCGTCTCCGGCGGCGTCGCCATGCCGTCTTCGTACGAGCTGGTCGGCCCGCTCGCCGGGCACATCCTGCGCGAGATCCGCCTCGACATCGCCTTCGTCGGCGCCGACGCCGTCGACGCCGAGCACGGCGCCAGCGCCCGCGACGAGCACGAGGCGAGCATCAACGCGCTGCTCGCCGCGCAGGCCGCGACGCTCGTCGTGGTCGCCGACTCCACCAAGCTCGGGGTGCGCACCTTCGCCCGGATCTGCCCCCCGGCGGACATCGACGTGCTCGTCACGGACGACCGGGCGGCGGACAGGGCGCGCGAGTTCGAGGAGCAGGGGATGTCCGTGGTGCGGGCATGA
- a CDS encoding SIS domain-containing protein — protein sequence MTYVAAELADQPACWRRATELAGVHGPLLPQPGERVAAVGCGTSYFMAQAYATLREEAGHGETDAFPASGFPAGRRYDRVLALTRSGTTTEVLRLLGTLSGSVRTAAIVADGATPVAEAADDTVVLDFADERSVVQTRFATTALTLLRAHLGVQPATAVEDAELALVEPLPQGLLAARQFTFLGAGWTVGLANEAALKMREAALAWTESYPAMEYRHGPISITTSGTATWMIGDAPAGLEDEVHATGALWITGGLDPLAELVRAQRLAVALAGARGLDPDEPRHLTRSVILSPAG from the coding sequence ATGACGTACGTAGCCGCTGAGCTGGCCGATCAGCCCGCGTGCTGGCGCCGGGCGACGGAGCTGGCGGGGGTGCACGGGCCGCTGCTGCCGCAGCCCGGTGAGCGGGTCGCCGCCGTCGGCTGCGGCACCTCCTACTTCATGGCGCAGGCCTACGCCACGCTCCGCGAGGAGGCGGGCCACGGCGAGACGGACGCCTTCCCCGCCTCGGGCTTCCCGGCGGGCCGGCGGTACGACCGGGTGCTGGCGCTGACCCGCTCCGGCACCACCACGGAGGTGCTGCGGCTGCTGGGCACGCTGAGCGGCTCGGTGCGTACCGCCGCGATCGTCGCCGACGGCGCCACGCCGGTGGCCGAGGCCGCGGACGACACGGTGGTGCTGGACTTCGCCGACGAGCGCTCGGTGGTGCAGACCCGCTTCGCCACCACCGCGCTGACCCTGCTCCGCGCCCACCTCGGGGTGCAGCCGGCCACGGCGGTGGAGGACGCGGAGCTGGCGCTCGTCGAGCCGCTGCCGCAGGGGCTGCTGGCCGCCCGGCAGTTCACCTTCCTCGGCGCCGGCTGGACCGTGGGCCTGGCGAACGAGGCGGCGCTGAAGATGCGCGAGGCGGCGCTGGCCTGGACGGAGTCGTACCCGGCGATGGAGTACCGGCACGGCCCCATCAGCATCACCACCTCGGGCACCGCGACCTGGATGATCGGCGACGCCCCCGCGGGTCTGGAGGACGAGGTGCACGCCACCGGCGCGCTCTGGATCACCGGCGGTCTCGACCCGCTGGCCGAGCTGGTCCGGGCGCAACGGCTGGCGGTGGCGCTGGCCGGCGCCCGCGGCCTGGACCCGGACGAGCCGCGCCACCTCACCCGTTCGGTGATCCTCAGCCCGGCGGGCTGA
- a CDS encoding Gfo/Idh/MocA family protein, which translates to MSGRGSIVTDLRLGVVGLGLRGNLADAAHRPGVGSVVAAVADTDPVVRAGVGARFPGAVAYADHRRLLDAADADGVDAIVVTTPDDTHATVARAALEAGKPVFVEKPLGITVEQCDAILRTAYETGTPLYVGDTMRHTGVVRLMRDIVARGDIGVPRTVWVRHFVAYGGDYYFKDWHADRRRTTGLLVQKAAHDIDVVHWLAGGYTSRVHALGALMLYGDLPRRPPGTPRPAGRHREDTWPPAARRDLNPVVDVEDVSVMNMRLDNGVIAAYQQCHFSPDYWRSYTVIGTEGRLENFGDRPGDEVRVWHTGPSGYRPGADAIHRVPAGEGAHGRADDRVIAEFCRFVRLGDATDTSPLAARMSVAAGVLATRSLRTGGTAYDVPPPDPALAEYFAAGQRRPAHQH; encoded by the coding sequence ATGAGCGGGCGCGGGAGCATCGTGACGGACCTGCGGCTGGGGGTCGTCGGCCTCGGGCTGCGCGGCAACCTCGCCGACGCCGCCCACCGGCCGGGGGTGGGCTCCGTCGTGGCGGCCGTCGCCGACACCGACCCGGTGGTGCGCGCGGGCGTCGGCGCGCGCTTCCCCGGCGCCGTCGCGTACGCCGACCACCGTCGGCTCCTCGACGCCGCGGACGCCGACGGCGTCGACGCCATCGTCGTCACCACCCCCGACGACACCCACGCGACCGTCGCGCGCGCCGCGCTCGAAGCGGGCAAGCCGGTCTTCGTCGAGAAGCCCCTCGGCATCACCGTCGAGCAGTGCGACGCGATCCTGCGCACCGCGTACGAGACGGGCACGCCGCTGTACGTCGGGGACACCATGCGGCACACGGGCGTCGTCCGGCTGATGCGCGACATCGTCGCGCGCGGCGACATCGGCGTGCCGCGCACCGTGTGGGTGCGGCACTTCGTCGCGTACGGCGGCGACTACTACTTCAAGGACTGGCACGCCGACCGCCGCCGCACCACCGGGCTGCTGGTGCAGAAGGCCGCCCACGACATCGACGTCGTGCACTGGCTCGCCGGCGGCTACACCAGCCGGGTGCACGCCCTCGGGGCCCTCATGCTCTACGGCGACCTGCCCCGCCGTCCGCCCGGCACCCCGCGCCCCGCCGGCCGGCACCGCGAGGACACCTGGCCCCCCGCCGCGCGCCGCGACCTGAACCCGGTGGTGGACGTCGAGGACGTCTCCGTGATGAACATGCGCCTGGACAACGGCGTCATCGCCGCCTACCAGCAGTGCCACTTCAGCCCCGACTACTGGCGCAGCTACACCGTCATCGGCACCGAGGGCCGGCTGGAGAACTTCGGCGACCGCCCCGGCGACGAGGTCCGCGTCTGGCACACCGGCCCCTCCGGCTACCGCCCCGGCGCGGACGCCATCCACCGCGTGCCCGCGGGCGAGGGCGCGCACGGCCGGGCCGACGACCGGGTCATCGCCGAGTTCTGCCGCTTCGTCCGCCTCGGCGACGCCACCGACACCTCGCCGCTGGCCGCCCGGATGAGCGTCGCCGCGGGCGTCCTCGCGACCCGGTCGCTGCGCACCGGCGGAACGGCGTACGACGTACCGCCGCCGGACCCCGCGCTCGCCGAGTACTTCGCGGCCGGCCAGCGCCGCCCGGCGCACCAGCACTGA